The Pseudomonas sp. DG56-2 genome contains a region encoding:
- the tadA gene encoding tRNA adenosine(34) deaminase TadA, with translation MRQPQIIDRSRDQEFMRLALELAAQGAARGEVPVGAVLVQHGQVIGRGFNCPISGSDPSAHAEMVAIRAAAQAASNYRLPGSTLYVTLEPCSMCAGLIVHARIARVVYGALEPKAGIVQSQGQFFTQGFLNHRVMFEGGVLAEECGTILSEFFKARRAKA, from the coding sequence ATGCGTCAGCCGCAAATTATCGATCGCAGCCGTGATCAGGAATTCATGCGTCTGGCTCTGGAGCTGGCTGCGCAGGGTGCAGCGCGGGGTGAAGTGCCGGTGGGCGCCGTTCTGGTGCAACATGGCCAGGTCATTGGTCGTGGCTTCAATTGCCCGATCAGTGGCAGTGATCCGAGTGCGCATGCCGAGATGGTCGCCATCCGTGCCGCTGCCCAGGCAGCGAGTAACTATCGTCTGCCTGGAAGCACCCTGTACGTAACGCTGGAGCCCTGCAGTATGTGTGCCGGGCTCATCGTTCACGCACGCATCGCTAGGGTGGTGTATGGGGCGCTGGAGCCCAAGGCGGGCATCGTACAGAGCCAGGGGCAGTTCTTTACCCAAGGTTTCCTCAATCATCGTGTGATGTTCGAGGGTGGGGTACTGGCAGAGGAATGCGGCACGATCCTTTCCGAATTCTTCAAGGCGCGCCGCGCCAAGGCTTGA
- a CDS encoding multicopper oxidase family protein gives MSFTRRQILGGLTGLVAIGLGAGGASRYWLGRTDPDAGHDYELIAAPLDVELVSGYKTEAWAFGPSAPGTELRVRQGEWLRVRFINRLPVATTIHWHGIRLPLEMDGVPYVSQLPVLPGEYFDYKFRVPDAGSYWYHPHVNSSEELGKGLVGPLIVEEREPTGFKHERTLSLKNWHVDEQGAYLPFSIAREAARGGTAGRLITINGQANAVVDMPEGQIVRVRLLNLDNTLTYRINLKGNFEARIYALDGNPITPRPLGKDYWLGPGMRICLAIKMPPAGEELSLRDGSVRLGTLRSVASNEAPGEWPPELPANPVAEPDLANAEKLNFNFEWVGSVSVNTENGKPPSLWQINGQAWDITDKTCADRPIATLTKGKSYIFELKNMTQYQHPIHLHGMSFKVLSSNRHKFAQQYFTDTYLLGKNESAQVALVADNPGTWMFHCHVIDHMETGLMAAIEVV, from the coding sequence ATGTCCTTTACCCGGCGACAAATACTCGGTGGCCTGACTGGCCTTGTGGCAATCGGCCTGGGCGCCGGCGGCGCATCCCGTTATTGGCTGGGGCGCACTGACCCTGATGCCGGCCACGACTACGAGTTGATTGCTGCCCCGCTGGATGTAGAGCTGGTCTCTGGGTACAAGACCGAGGCTTGGGCATTCGGCCCGTCGGCACCTGGAACCGAGTTGCGAGTGCGCCAGGGGGAATGGCTGCGCGTGCGTTTCATCAACCGCCTGCCAGTAGCCACTACCATTCATTGGCACGGTATCCGCCTGCCGCTGGAAATGGATGGGGTACCTTACGTTTCGCAGTTGCCGGTATTACCGGGCGAATACTTCGATTACAAGTTCCGCGTGCCGGATGCCGGCAGTTACTGGTACCACCCGCATGTGAACAGTTCCGAAGAACTCGGCAAGGGCCTGGTAGGTCCATTGATTGTCGAGGAGCGCGAGCCTACCGGTTTCAAGCATGAGCGCACCTTGAGCCTGAAAAACTGGCATGTGGACGAGCAGGGCGCGTACCTGCCCTTCAGTATTGCCCGTGAAGCTGCCCGCGGGGGCACTGCCGGTCGCCTGATCACCATCAATGGCCAGGCCAATGCGGTCGTTGATATGCCCGAAGGGCAAATTGTCCGGGTGCGCCTGCTTAATCTGGACAATACGCTGACCTACCGCATCAACCTGAAAGGCAACTTCGAGGCGCGTATTTATGCGCTCGACGGTAACCCGATTACGCCAAGGCCGTTGGGCAAGGACTACTGGCTTGGGCCTGGCATGCGTATTTGCCTGGCAATCAAGATGCCACCGGCGGGTGAGGAGTTGTCCCTGCGCGATGGTTCCGTGCGCCTGGGCACCTTGCGTTCGGTGGCCAGCAATGAAGCACCAGGCGAGTGGCCCCCGGAGTTGCCGGCCAACCCGGTCGCCGAGCCGGACCTGGCCAATGCCGAGAAGCTCAATTTCAATTTTGAATGGGTAGGGTCGGTGTCGGTGAACACCGAGAATGGCAAGCCGCCAAGCCTATGGCAGATCAACGGTCAGGCCTGGGATATCACCGACAAGACCTGTGCAGATCGGCCGATCGCGACGCTGACCAAGGGCAAGAGCTACATCTTCGAACTCAAGAATATGACCCAGTACCAGCACCCTATTCATTTGCATGGCATGAGCTTCAAGGTTCTCAGTTCGAACCGGCACAAGTTCGCGCAGCAGTACTTCACTGATACGTACCTGCTGGGCAAGAACGAGAGTGCACAAGTGGCCTTGGTTGCTGATAACCCGGGAACCTGGATGTTTCATTGTCACGTGATCGACCATATGGAAACCGGCCTGATGGCCGCTATCGAGGTCGTCTGA
- a CDS encoding dermonecrotic toxin domain-containing protein, with the protein MLKTAQQNKDLEDLRLMATQVSTHCPDIRQMARDTAIALLVRHNLAGLDPDHVYFHRFHSGSSSPRTFSGWQHCGHPYQSLTLAQLVLHRFNVADQDGTDELGTYTGFYSDGPGKDTYDEHNEIPLAPKDVLEYFWDVNLSADYSQRLERFWAHYSDAYRTLAKSTFLSKVLEACAEKGDKTLVRYLRKVAVALAAETTWPPTLQQLQNTVTPAQGVRLCTFDIGGHVASSILRVVMDDGYQLLYLPGEVDTFQLFASNLELRTWVLAQTGTAEKRARLLNHFALSSQDEDDRGVGLGHLLDVMKTQWGSLHYDGLNTLNTTLHTDAFSHLRDAARQRMLDDAHFALRSNADLRKQLWIGYLAAFSKVFGPMAAFDWPVALAVVGAGLAETGLNVDQAINGHTTAERQAGVTGAILAGINTLFNATLLRAGGVDAAGEMTETTAGDEAATNTPENPFASEEFEPITPADLQTWVPESFRYEGQAQLLESLESNDILRTAPDSQFKGIFVQDGKQYAMVGEQTYQVRYVGELSTWVIIDPDNPYSFSRNIPIAVDDQGNWQIKPRLGLKGGAPRFLLKIWGRVAPRPGLPALEPSPYEVPQAEREALRAAADGRENFALGDPDSGAPHSRYRQLRDQLALDAHQFYGSFEQPPRPSIPEIPSTASPKEILRSLYEESEGLVIGESHTQESAKQFLMNNMRQLKKLGVDVFYMEHFMTDFQQADLDLFNRTGTMPAELKAYVEKHDYMATLGMQTPHTLKKVMYEAFRQNIRIQGIDCMASYRQAWYVQPSLTIRQEMMNFYAHRIIEADQARRGAGRWVALVGNSHTNNFEGVPGLSELQGAIGLRIEDIEIGQAGSIGADAGVWDEIEGEALFVRNDLLLKVPISRPWM; encoded by the coding sequence ATGCTGAAAACCGCACAGCAAAACAAGGATCTTGAAGACCTGAGACTGATGGCCACCCAGGTGAGCACGCACTGCCCGGACATTCGCCAAATGGCCCGCGATACTGCCATCGCCCTGCTCGTCCGGCACAACCTTGCAGGCCTCGATCCTGACCATGTCTATTTCCACCGTTTTCACTCGGGGTCGAGCAGCCCCCGCACCTTCAGTGGTTGGCAACATTGCGGCCATCCGTATCAATCCCTGACCCTGGCGCAATTGGTACTGCACCGCTTCAATGTTGCCGATCAGGACGGCACCGACGAGCTCGGTACCTACACCGGTTTCTATTCCGACGGACCGGGCAAGGATACTTACGACGAACACAACGAAATCCCCTTGGCACCCAAGGACGTGCTCGAATACTTCTGGGACGTCAATTTAAGCGCGGACTATAGCCAACGCCTTGAACGTTTCTGGGCGCACTATTCAGACGCTTATCGCACATTGGCCAAATCGACTTTCCTCAGCAAAGTGCTAGAAGCCTGCGCCGAGAAAGGTGACAAGACGCTGGTCAGATACCTGCGCAAGGTCGCTGTCGCCTTGGCGGCAGAGACAACATGGCCGCCGACCCTGCAACAACTGCAGAACACGGTGACACCGGCACAGGGAGTTCGCCTGTGCACCTTTGACATTGGTGGTCATGTCGCCAGTTCCATCCTCAGAGTGGTCATGGATGATGGCTACCAGTTGCTCTACCTCCCCGGTGAGGTTGATACGTTTCAGCTGTTTGCCAGCAACCTCGAACTTCGTACCTGGGTGCTGGCGCAGACCGGCACAGCAGAGAAACGCGCTCGCCTGCTGAACCACTTCGCTCTCAGCAGCCAGGATGAGGATGATCGAGGCGTAGGTCTCGGGCATCTACTTGACGTCATGAAAACACAATGGGGCAGCCTCCATTACGATGGACTGAACACCCTGAATACGACCCTGCACACGGATGCTTTCAGCCACCTACGCGATGCGGCACGTCAACGCATGCTCGACGACGCCCATTTTGCCCTGCGCTCAAATGCCGATCTGCGCAAACAACTCTGGATCGGCTACCTCGCAGCCTTCTCCAAGGTTTTCGGACCCATGGCGGCTTTTGATTGGCCGGTGGCGCTCGCCGTAGTAGGCGCTGGTCTGGCGGAAACCGGGCTGAATGTTGACCAGGCCATTAACGGACACACCACCGCAGAGCGTCAGGCGGGTGTCACAGGCGCGATACTGGCGGGCATCAATACCTTGTTCAACGCCACCCTGTTGCGCGCTGGCGGCGTTGATGCTGCCGGGGAAATGACGGAAACAACTGCAGGTGACGAAGCCGCCACGAACACCCCTGAAAACCCATTCGCAAGCGAAGAATTCGAACCCATCACACCTGCGGACCTGCAGACCTGGGTCCCTGAGTCATTCAGGTACGAAGGACAGGCGCAGTTGCTGGAGTCGCTTGAAAGCAACGATATCCTGAGGACTGCGCCTGACAGCCAATTCAAAGGCATTTTTGTCCAGGACGGCAAACAATACGCCATGGTGGGCGAGCAAACCTACCAGGTGCGCTACGTAGGAGAGTTATCGACTTGGGTGATCATTGATCCAGACAACCCCTACTCATTTTCCCGCAATATTCCCATTGCAGTGGATGACCAGGGGAACTGGCAGATCAAGCCGCGTTTGGGACTCAAAGGAGGTGCACCTCGATTCTTGCTGAAAATCTGGGGCAGAGTGGCACCACGACCTGGCCTACCAGCGTTGGAACCTAGCCCTTATGAAGTGCCACAGGCCGAGCGCGAGGCATTGAGGGCCGCAGCGGACGGCAGAGAAAACTTTGCATTGGGCGACCCAGACAGCGGCGCGCCGCACTCACGTTACAGGCAGCTACGTGACCAGCTGGCCCTTGACGCACACCAGTTCTATGGATCATTCGAACAACCGCCGCGCCCATCGATTCCCGAAATCCCCAGCACCGCCAGCCCCAAAGAAATACTGCGCAGCCTGTACGAAGAGAGTGAAGGACTTGTGATCGGCGAGTCCCACACCCAGGAAAGTGCCAAGCAATTTCTGATGAACAACATGCGTCAGTTGAAGAAGCTCGGGGTGGATGTCTTTTACATGGAACATTTCATGACCGACTTTCAGCAGGCCGACCTGGACTTGTTCAATCGAACCGGAACGATGCCTGCAGAGTTGAAAGCCTACGTTGAGAAACATGACTACATGGCCACTTTGGGCATGCAGACACCTCACACGCTCAAAAAAGTGATGTACGAGGCATTTCGGCAAAACATACGGATACAAGGCATCGACTGCATGGCCTCTTATCGCCAGGCTTGGTATGTGCAACCTTCACTCACCATTCGCCAGGAAATGATGAACTTCTACGCCCACAGAATCATCGAGGCTGACCAGGCACGCCGAGGGGCCGGGCGCTGGGTGGCATTGGTGGGTAACTCGCACACCAATAACTTCGAGGGTGTTCCTGGGCTAAGTGAATTGCAAGGCGCCATTGGCCTGCGTATTGAAGACATTGAAATTGGCCAGGCGGGAAGCATTGGTGCCGACGCGGGCGTATGGGACGAAATAGAAGGTGAGGCTTTGTTCGTCAGAAACGACCTGCTGTTGAAAGTGCCGATATCGCGGCCCTGGATGTAA
- the guaA gene encoding glutamine-hydrolyzing GMP synthase, protein MALDIHAHRILILDFGSQYTQLIARRVREIGVYCELHPFDMDDEAIREFAPRGIILAGGPESVHEANSPRAPQAVWDLNVPVFGICYGMQTMAEQLGGKVEGSELREFGYARVDVVGKSRLLDGIEDHVDADGVLGLDVWMSHGDKVTRIPEEFHILASTPSCPIAGMADDTRGYYGVQFHPEVTHTKQGGRILSRFILDVCGCEALWTPSKIAEDAIAQVRAQVGTDNVLLGLSGGVDSSVVAALLHKAIGDQLTCVFVDNGLLRLHEGEQVMAMFAENMGVKVIRANAEDQFLNNLAGEADPEKKRKIIGRTFIDVFDAESNKLHNIKYLAQGTIYPDVIESAGAKSGKAHVIKSHHNVGGLPEEMNLKLVEPLRELFKDEVRRLGLELGLPYDMVYRHPFPGPGLGVRILGEVKKEYADLLRRADHIFIEELRKADWYHKVSQAFVVFQPVKSVGVVGDGRRYAWVVALRAVETIDFMTARWAHLPYELLETVSGRIINEIEGISRVTYDVSSKPPATIEWE, encoded by the coding sequence ATGGCCCTCGACATTCACGCTCACCGCATCCTGATTCTCGACTTCGGTTCCCAGTACACCCAGCTGATCGCCCGCCGCGTGCGCGAAATCGGCGTGTACTGCGAACTGCACCCGTTCGACATGGACGATGAAGCGATTCGCGAGTTCGCTCCTCGCGGCATCATCCTTGCCGGCGGCCCAGAGTCCGTGCACGAAGCCAACAGCCCGCGCGCGCCACAGGCCGTCTGGGACCTGAACGTACCGGTTTTTGGCATTTGCTACGGTATGCAGACCATGGCCGAGCAACTGGGCGGCAAGGTTGAAGGTTCCGAGCTGCGCGAGTTTGGTTACGCCCGTGTCGATGTAGTTGGCAAGAGCCGCTTGCTTGATGGCATTGAAGATCACGTCGATGCCGATGGTGTGCTGGGCCTGGACGTCTGGATGAGCCATGGTGACAAGGTCACCCGCATTCCAGAAGAGTTCCACATCCTGGCCAGCACCCCGAGCTGCCCGATCGCCGGCATGGCCGACGACACTCGCGGCTACTATGGCGTGCAGTTCCACCCCGAGGTAACCCACACCAAGCAGGGCGGTCGCATCCTCTCGCGCTTCATCCTCGACGTCTGCGGCTGCGAAGCCCTGTGGACGCCCTCGAAGATCGCTGAAGACGCCATTGCTCAGGTGCGTGCCCAGGTGGGTACCGACAACGTTCTGCTCGGTCTGTCCGGTGGCGTTGATTCCTCGGTAGTTGCCGCGCTGTTGCACAAAGCCATCGGCGACCAGTTGACCTGCGTCTTCGTCGACAACGGTCTGCTGCGCCTGCACGAAGGTGAGCAGGTCATGGCCATGTTCGCCGAGAACATGGGCGTCAAGGTTATCCGCGCCAACGCTGAAGACCAGTTCCTGAATAACCTCGCTGGCGAGGCGGACCCTGAGAAGAAGCGTAAAATCATTGGTCGCACCTTCATCGACGTGTTCGATGCCGAGTCGAACAAGCTGCACAACATCAAGTACCTGGCTCAGGGCACCATCTACCCTGACGTGATCGAGTCGGCTGGCGCTAAAAGCGGCAAGGCTCATGTGATCAAGTCGCACCACAACGTGGGTGGCCTGCCGGAAGAAATGAACCTCAAGCTGGTCGAGCCGCTGCGTGAGCTGTTCAAGGACGAAGTCCGTCGTCTTGGCTTGGAGCTGGGCCTGCCTTACGACATGGTCTACCGTCACCCGTTCCCGGGCCCGGGCCTGGGCGTGCGTATCCTGGGTGAAGTGAAGAAGGAATACGCCGACCTGCTGCGTCGTGCCGACCACATCTTCATCGAAGAGCTGCGCAAGGCCGACTGGTACCACAAGGTCAGCCAGGCCTTCGTGGTGTTCCAGCCGGTGAAATCGGTTGGCGTGGTCGGTGACGGCCGCCGTTACGCCTGGGTCGTGGCCCTGCGTGCGGTAGAAACCATCGACTTCATGACTGCACGTTGGGCGCACCTGCCTTACGAACTGCTGGAAACCGTCAGCGGCCGCATCATCAACGAAATCGAAGGCATCTCCCGCGTCACTTACGACGTGTCGAGCAAGCCGCCTGCCACGATCGAGTGGGAGTGA
- the guaB gene encoding IMP dehydrogenase, with protein MLRISQEALTFDDILLVPGYSEVLPNEVSLKTRLTRGIELNIPLVSAAMDTVTEARLAIAMAQEGGIGIIHKNMTIEQQAAEVRKVKKFEAGVVKDPITIEADATVRDLFELTRLNNISGVPVLHNGDLVGIVTSRDVRFESRLDATVREVMTPKEGLVTVKEGADKNEARELLHKHRIERVLIVDDKFALKGMMTVNDIEKAKAYPLASKDDQGRLRVGAAVGTGKDTADRVSALVAAGVDVVVVDTAHGHSKGVIDRVRWVKENFPQVQVIGGNIATGAAAKALAEAGADAVKVGIGPGSICTTRIVAGVGVPQISAIANVAAALEGTGIPLIADGGIRFSGDLSKAIVAGASAVMMGSMFAGTEEAPGEIELFQGRSYKAYRGMGSLGAMSQAQGSSDRYFQDSSAGAEKLVPEGIEGRVPYKGTLTAIIHQLMGGLRSSMGYTGSANIEEMRTKPEFVRITGAGMAESHVHDVQITKEAPNYRVG; from the coding sequence ATGCTGCGTATCAGCCAAGAAGCCCTGACCTTCGACGACATTCTCCTAGTGCCTGGTTATTCAGAGGTACTACCCAATGAAGTCAGTCTCAAGACCCGTTTGACCCGTGGCATCGAGCTGAATATTCCGCTGGTTTCTGCCGCCATGGATACCGTGACCGAAGCCCGCCTGGCCATTGCCATGGCCCAGGAAGGTGGCATCGGCATCATCCACAAGAACATGACCATCGAGCAGCAAGCTGCCGAAGTGCGCAAGGTCAAGAAGTTCGAGGCCGGCGTGGTCAAGGACCCGATCACCATCGAGGCTGACGCCACGGTCCGTGACCTGTTCGAATTGACTCGCCTGAACAACATCTCCGGTGTTCCGGTGCTGCATAACGGCGACCTGGTCGGCATCGTTACTTCCCGTGACGTTCGCTTCGAAAGCCGCCTGGATGCCACCGTCCGCGAAGTGATGACGCCTAAAGAAGGGCTGGTCACGGTCAAGGAAGGCGCCGACAAGAACGAAGCGCGCGAACTGCTGCACAAGCATCGCATCGAGCGCGTGCTGATCGTCGACGACAAGTTCGCTCTCAAAGGCATGATGACCGTCAACGATATCGAGAAGGCCAAGGCCTATCCGCTGGCCAGCAAGGACGACCAGGGTCGTCTGCGTGTTGGTGCCGCGGTCGGTACCGGCAAAGACACCGCTGACCGCGTTTCCGCGCTGGTCGCCGCTGGCGTCGATGTAGTGGTTGTCGACACCGCTCACGGTCACTCCAAGGGTGTGATCGACCGCGTTCGCTGGGTAAAAGAGAACTTCCCACAGGTACAGGTCATTGGTGGCAACATTGCGACTGGCGCTGCAGCCAAGGCCCTGGCCGAAGCTGGCGCTGACGCAGTCAAGGTCGGTATCGGCCCAGGCTCGATCTGCACGACTCGCATCGTCGCAGGTGTTGGCGTTCCGCAAATCAGCGCGATCGCCAATGTTGCCGCTGCGCTGGAAGGCACCGGTATCCCATTGATCGCCGACGGCGGTATCCGTTTCTCCGGTGACCTGTCCAAGGCCATCGTAGCCGGTGCATCGGCTGTGATGATGGGCTCGATGTTCGCCGGTACCGAAGAAGCGCCTGGCGAGATCGAACTGTTCCAGGGGCGCTCCTACAAAGCTTACCGCGGCATGGGCTCGCTGGGCGCAATGTCCCAGGCTCAAGGTTCCTCCGACCGTTACTTCCAGGACTCCTCGGCAGGTGCCGAGAAACTGGTACCGGAAGGTATCGAAGGTCGCGTGCCATACAAGGGCACTCTGACCGCGATCATCCACCAGTTGATGGGTGGCCTGCGTTCCTCGATGGGCTACACCGGCAGTGCCAACATCGAAGAAATGCGCACCAAACCTGAGTTCGTGCGTATCACCGGTGCCGGCATGGCCGAGTCCCATGTGCATGACGTACAAATTACCAAAGAAGCGCCAAACTACCGCGTAGGTTGA
- a CDS encoding sugar ABC transporter ATPase: MITQSIIVPKISSVPVHEPRARAILRWLVRERIVEEQLSTCGGTGNRMAYAIGEGARKVVERPELLPYDNAVNGLEVITKRCIYTPLDDFLEEAGCPQCRREVGVALFESLEEWMPGQTDNFICPLCAHEDDINGFLFLQPCAFSNLGFIFNNWSAAGFKQTFLDDFADWLDQPVALVQVSRAGN; this comes from the coding sequence ATGATTACCCAGAGCATCATTGTCCCGAAGATATCCAGCGTTCCTGTGCATGAGCCGCGTGCGCGGGCGATTCTGCGTTGGCTGGTGCGTGAAAGGATCGTTGAGGAGCAGTTGAGCACCTGCGGCGGCACTGGCAATCGCATGGCGTATGCCATCGGCGAGGGCGCGCGCAAAGTAGTGGAGCGTCCTGAACTGTTGCCCTATGACAACGCGGTCAACGGCCTGGAGGTGATTACCAAGCGTTGCATCTATACCCCGCTCGACGATTTCCTCGAGGAGGCTGGCTGCCCGCAATGCCGTCGAGAGGTTGGCGTGGCCTTGTTCGAAAGCCTGGAGGAGTGGATGCCCGGGCAGACCGACAACTTCATTTGCCCATTGTGCGCACATGAAGACGACATCAATGGCTTTCTGTTCTTGCAACCTTGCGCTTTTTCCAACCTGGGTTTCATCTTCAACAACTGGAGCGCAGCGGGGTTCAAGCAAACGTTTCTCGATGACTTCGCCGACTGGCTGGATCAGCCAGTGGCCCTGGTGCAGGTCAGTCGCGCAGGTAACTGA